A single window of Salvia splendens isolate huo1 chromosome 6, SspV2, whole genome shotgun sequence DNA harbors:
- the LOC121806173 gene encoding uncharacterized protein LOC121806173, translating into MIYTCSWNSSYSAAAYCFDSCSHKKLTIFSSSSPSSNSSNYSLDSSTSRNILRSVVEKRTHVSIVVGCVSVKKKHFWNKLRFGSKKFRSIILLHLICFVYASNIAVIKEVEGFIDPAYFSAVRFVVSTVPFLPFVFKARKDAEVRSYGLELGLWVSLGYLSEALGLVTSDAGRASFISLFTVIVIPLLESMLGEMVPARTWFGILMSVVGISMLECSGSPPNIGDLFNFVSAIFFGIHTLRTEQISRTTRKENIFALLGYEVGVVAIMSTLWCLTGSSDDGLSLSWDWMFEFPWIPALYTGVFSTGLCLWGEIAALRDVSATETAVIYGLEPLWGAGFAWFLLGERWGVAGWIGAALILGGSLTVQILGSDGHVSKEKNKMKETMSASPVMVRSSSPDNAIHAYKKK; encoded by the exons ATGATTTATACATGTAGTTGGAATTCTAGTTACTCTGCTGCAGCTTATTGCTTCGATTCTTGCAGTCACAAGAAGCTCACCATtttctcctcttcttctccttctagtaatagtagtaattattctTTAGATAGTTCAACATCAAGAAATATTTTGAGATCAGTTGTTGAAAAACGGACTCATGTTTCGATCGTGGTTGGTTGTGTCTCTGTGAAGAAGAAACATTTTTGGAATAAATTGCGATTTGGATCCAAGAAATTCAGGAGCATTATCTTGCTTCATCTCATCTGCTTCGTCTATG CGAGTAACATTGCTGTGATCAAAGAGGTTGAAGGCTTCATCGATCCGGCTTACTTCTCGGCTGTCCGGTTCGTGGTTTCGACGGTTCCGTTCCTGCCTTTTGTGTTCAAGGCAAGGAAGGATGCCGAGGTGCGAAGCTACGGTTTGGAGTTGGGCTTGTGGGTTAGCCTTGGCTACCTAAGCGAGGCGCTTGGTCTTGTCACGTCTGATGCTGGCCGCGCTTCGTTTATCTCCTTGTTTACA GTTATTGTTATTCCACTTCTTGAAAGCATGTTAGGAGAGATGGTGCCTGCAAGAACATGGTTTGGGATTCTGATGTCTGTGGTTGGAATCTCTATGCTGGAATGCAGTGGATCTCCTCCTAAT ATTGGAGATCTGTTCAACTTTGTAAGCGCCATATTCTTTGGCATTCATACGCTCCGAACAGAGCAGATATCGAGGACAACAAGAAAGGAGAACATCTTCGCGCTTCTTGGATACGAG GTGGGCGTGGTAGCTATTATGTCGACGCTTTGGTGTTTGACTGGATCATCGGATGATGGCTTATCTTTGTCATGGGATTGGATGTTTGAGTTTCCATGGATTCCAGCTCTGTATACCGGCGTCTTCTCCACCGGCTTGTGCTTGTGGGGAGAG ATTGCAGCATTGCGCGACGTCTCAGCAACAGAAACGGCAGTGATTTATGGGCTGGAGCCGCTGTGGGGGGCCGGTTTCGCCTGGTTTCTTCTAGGTGAAAGGTGGGGCGTTGCTGGTTGGATCGGCGCTGCTCTCATTTTGG GCGGGAGTCTAACCGTGCAGATATTGGGGAGCGATGGCCATGTTAGCAAGGAGAAGAATAAGATGAAGGAGACAATGTCAGCTTCACCGGTGATGGTCAGATCTTCGTCGCCGGATAATGCCATTCATGCATATAAGAAGAAATGA
- the LOC121809302 gene encoding uncharacterized protein LOC121809302 isoform X2 produces the protein MLMLEEIITSHRLNMLVIWMLISIIISKKTKKTRRFWTNRFSLLKRIPANVHHINSLVGVIDRSCMDNLRMDRNTFGRLCRLLKDVSGLVDKKFVTVEEMVAMFLGILAHHNKTRVVGFHFLRSSQTVCRYLHVVLYGVLKLHEILLVKPEPVDENCTDARWKWFKGCLGALDRTYINVRVPATDLPRYRNRKGQISTNTLAVCDRHLRFVYVLPGWEGSARDSRILRDALSRPLGFKVPRGQYYLCDNGYANSEGFITPYKGVRYHLKEWGPSCHAPQTSA, from the exons ATGCTAATGCTAGAGGAGATAATTACAAGCCATCGCTTGAATATGTTGGTTATTTGGATGTTAATCTCCATTATCATATCCAAGAAGACCAAAAAAACTAGAAGGTTTTGGACAAATAGGTTTTCATTGCTCAAGCGCATTCCGGCGAATGTACACCATATCAACAGTTTGGTTGGTGTAATTGATCGGTCCTGCATGGATAATCTACGCATGGATAGGAACACATTCGGTCGACTATGTCGTTTATTGAAGGATGTCAGTGGTCTTGTGGATAAGAAGTTTGTCACCGTTGAAGAAATGGTAGCAATGTTCTTGGGTATACTAGCTCATCACAATAAAACTCGTGTGGTTGGTTTCCATTTCCTCCGCTCATCGCAGACCGTTTGTCGCTACCTGCACGTTGTCTTATATGGAGTGCTAAAGCTTCATGAGATTTTGCTAGTGAAACCTGAACCTGTTGATGAAAATTGCACCGATGCAAGGTGGAAGTGGTTTAAG GGTTGTCTAGGAGCATTGGACAGGACATATATCAACGTTCGTGTTCCTGCCACAGATCTTCCCAGATATCGCAATAGGAAAGGACAAATATCCACCAACACATTGGCTGTATGTGACCGCCATCTAAGATTTGTCTATGTGTTACCTGGGTGGGAGGGATCTGCCAGGGACTCGAGGATATTGCGAGACGCGCTCAGTAGACCACTTGGCTTCAAAGTACCAAGAG GACAATACTATTTGTGCGACAACGGGTATGCGAATAGTGAAGGCTTTATCACTCCATACAAAGGAGTTAGATACCATTTGAAAGAATGGGGACCCTCTTGTCATGCCCCTCAAACATCGGCATAA
- the LOC121809028 gene encoding uncharacterized protein LOC121809028: MRHTKARNIIERAFAVMKVRWGILRSASFYPIDVQTNLIIACFLLHNFIRGQMEIDPLEVQMDSQGDDGSRSDPDDDRVDFIQSIEPTTAWAKKRDDLAAEMWLDFSS, encoded by the coding sequence ATGCGCCATACCAAGGCTCGGAACATAATAGAGCGAGCCTTTGCTGTGATGAAAGTGCGCTGGGGGATTCTTCGCAGTGCAAGCTTTTATCCGATTGATGTGCAAACAAATCTTATTATTGCTTGTTTTTTGCTCCACAATTTCATTCGCGGTCAAATGGAGATTGATCCTCTTGAAGTGCAAATGGATAGCCAAGGGGATGATGGCAGTCGATCTGATCCTGATGATGATCGAGTGGATTTCATACAGAGCATCGAACCTACCACCGCATGGGCTAAGAAGAGAGACGATTTAGCAGCTGAAATGTGGCTTGATTTCAGTTCATAA
- the LOC121809302 gene encoding uncharacterized protein LOC121809302 isoform X1, producing MTNELTQTKVARRRKELSYFMLMLEEIITSHRLNMLVIWMLISIIISKKTKKTRRFWTNRFSLLKRIPANVHHINSLVGVIDRSCMDNLRMDRNTFGRLCRLLKDVSGLVDKKFVTVEEMVAMFLGILAHHNKTRVVGFHFLRSSQTVCRYLHVVLYGVLKLHEILLVKPEPVDENCTDARWKWFKGCLGALDRTYINVRVPATDLPRYRNRKGQISTNTLAVCDRHLRFVYVLPGWEGSARDSRILRDALSRPLGFKVPRGQYYLCDNGYANSEGFITPYKGVRYHLKEWGPSCHAPQTSA from the exons ATGACAAACGAACTAACTCAGACTAAG GTTGCACGTCGGCGGAAAGAGCTATCATACTTCATGCTAATGCTAGAGGAGATAATTACAAGCCATCGCTTGAATATGTTGGTTATTTGGATGTTAATCTCCATTATCATATCCAAGAAGACCAAAAAAACTAGAAGGTTTTGGACAAATAGGTTTTCATTGCTCAAGCGCATTCCGGCGAATGTACACCATATCAACAGTTTGGTTGGTGTAATTGATCGGTCCTGCATGGATAATCTACGCATGGATAGGAACACATTCGGTCGACTATGTCGTTTATTGAAGGATGTCAGTGGTCTTGTGGATAAGAAGTTTGTCACCGTTGAAGAAATGGTAGCAATGTTCTTGGGTATACTAGCTCATCACAATAAAACTCGTGTGGTTGGTTTCCATTTCCTCCGCTCATCGCAGACCGTTTGTCGCTACCTGCACGTTGTCTTATATGGAGTGCTAAAGCTTCATGAGATTTTGCTAGTGAAACCTGAACCTGTTGATGAAAATTGCACCGATGCAAGGTGGAAGTGGTTTAAG GGTTGTCTAGGAGCATTGGACAGGACATATATCAACGTTCGTGTTCCTGCCACAGATCTTCCCAGATATCGCAATAGGAAAGGACAAATATCCACCAACACATTGGCTGTATGTGACCGCCATCTAAGATTTGTCTATGTGTTACCTGGGTGGGAGGGATCTGCCAGGGACTCGAGGATATTGCGAGACGCGCTCAGTAGACCACTTGGCTTCAAAGTACCAAGAG GACAATACTATTTGTGCGACAACGGGTATGCGAATAGTGAAGGCTTTATCACTCCATACAAAGGAGTTAGATACCATTTGAAAGAATGGGGACCCTCTTGTCATGCCCCTCAAACATCGGCATAA